From the Lactuca sativa cultivar Salinas chromosome 9, Lsat_Salinas_v11, whole genome shotgun sequence genome, the window taattttaaaactaaaactaaactatttagTTCACTTCAATTTTGAAACAATATATAAGGACACTAACTAGCTAGAGGTGACATATTTATATACATCTGGAAACTGAAAAAAAATGAGGAAAGATAAAACGATATTTGTGATTCTTCATATTGTCAATACAATATTCATAAAAATGGTGAGCAGCAACAAAACGGTAAATCAGATTAAGGCAATGTATGTGTTGGGTGATTCTTCTGTTGATTGTGGAGAAAACACACTCTTTTTCCCATTTCTCCTTAATAATCTCTCTTTACACCCTTGTGATGGTCCTCCTTCTGCCATTCTTCCTCATCTTCTTGGTAATCGCATGCAGCTCTCTTTTTAATTAGTTAATGTATTTTCTTGAAATGGAATTCGCAATTCACCATGCTCTTGATTTCTATTGATGTAGCAAAGAAGATCGGATTGCCATATCCAATACCTTTCTATAGCCAGAATGGATCGACGGAGGTGCTCCTCCGTGGGGTGAATCTAGGGTCAACCGGAGCCACCATCATGAGCAACCCAACCAACTCAGTCCTCCAGTCCCTCAACCAGCAGCTTCGCCAAGCATTTGAGATTTTTCAGCTACTACAACTGGAACTTGGCCAAGAAACTGCTACTAACTTCATCCAATCCTCCACCCTATTCTACCTCTCTTTTGGCAAAGACGACTACATTGATATCTTCCGCAGCAAATCCGCCAAGAGTCCAGGATCAAATGAAACGCAGGTGTCACGTATTTTGGTGGATCAAATGACTAACGCAATCCAGTATCTGTATGGTTCAAGTGTGAGGAAGTTTGTATTTATGGGGATACTGCCTTTAGGATGTGCACCTAGGTTTTCTCAATGGACGAATAATGCAGTGAGTGGTGGTGGTCACAGTGGAGATAGGGTGGTTTGTGCAGATGAGATCAACAATCTTATATTGGAGTATAATGCTTTTCTGGAAAACCGTATTATAAGCCTTAATGTTGAATTAGCTGATGCACAGTTGATTTTTTGTGACGTTTATCGCATGATGATGGAGATCATCAAAAACCCAAACGCGTATGGTATGTGATTGAAATATATGTCTCTTTTTCTCCTCTGAAATTTTGAATCTTTAAATATCAAATTTTTTTTTGCTCAAATCTTGGTTAAACTTCGTTTTAAATATTTACAACAAAACGGTAAAATCTTTTATGTTTTCTGATAGAGGTAAATAATTGTGATATGCATTTACAGGATTTGAGAATGTGAATAGTGCATGTTGTGGGATAGGCATGGATAATGGGATGAGTGGCTGCATGTCCATGAACATGGTTTGCAAAAACCCTTCAACCTATGTTTGGTGGGATCTATTCAACCCTGGACGTGTAGTCAGCTCACTGCTTGCTGACTCAGCCTGGTCTGGCCAATTATTGCCCGACATTTGTCGCCCTACCACCCTCCAGAAGCTGGTATTTTCTTGAGTCACATCTGAACTAAGTGACTCCAATTTAATTACAAAGAAGGGGGGAAAAGGAGTGTTCTGCCGTTATAGCATTGACTCGCTTTAATGTTTTCTAGTAATTTGGTTCAATCTTCATTCTTTGTATCATTTATATTATGGGAACCTATATACTAAAAAAGATTCCTTTACCAGGTATGAAAGTCAAGTAAGATCGAGTTTTAATATTGGTATCCAAAAAACGAAGATAAGATATTCGCGCAAAAAAAATTGTTGGTAAAAGCGTGGGGGTGATTTTTTCAGACATAGTTAGTGACGCATTATTATATATTTTTCCACCAATCGATAACATCTTTTGTGACTAATTTCCAACATATTGATTCAGAGAAATCTTTCTAGCAAATTTTTATAGTGATAATATCCAACAAATATTTTTAGTCATAGATTTCTCGTTACAGCCATTGCAACCCTTCCTTAGCGCCCCCTTAATTAGCGCAAGGCAAGGGACGATGTTTGGGGAGCGCTAGCGAGCTTGGTGTGCGGGAGGTATGGTCACACGGGCCACCAATTTTAGGACCCTCCAAATTTTAGGAGAAATATTTAGTGATGGTGAAatacatttttatatgttatCATTAAATAAAACTATTCATCAATTTTTATATGCACATTGTAACATTTAGTTGCAATCATGAAAacgttaaaaaaaaacaaacaaacaaaatccaaaaatcaaaatttaatgataaattcaaaat encodes:
- the LOC111881160 gene encoding GDSL esterase/lipase At1g71250; protein product: MRKDKTIFVILHIVNTIFIKMVSSNKTVNQIKAMYVLGDSSVDCGENTLFFPFLLNNLSLHPCDGPPSAILPHLLAKKIGLPYPIPFYSQNGSTEVLLRGVNLGSTGATIMSNPTNSVLQSLNQQLRQAFEIFQLLQLELGQETATNFIQSSTLFYLSFGKDDYIDIFRSKSAKSPGSNETQVSRILVDQMTNAIQYLYGSSVRKFVFMGILPLGCAPRFSQWTNNAVSGGGHSGDRVVCADEINNLILEYNAFLENRIISLNVELADAQLIFCDVYRMMMEIIKNPNAYGFENVNSACCGIGMDNGMSGCMSMNMVCKNPSTYVWWDLFNPGRVVSSLLADSAWSGQLLPDICRPTTLQKLVPTTITNTQHYHQPPPITTARHHDHHPSPTKTTTIATRHDNPPPSPITTTHYL